The window CTCGACCTCTGGACATGGTACCCACGTCGCCGGAATAGTCGGAGGAACTGGGGCTATGTCAAAGGGGGAATATGAAGGTGTTGCACCTGGCGCAAAATTGATCGGCTATGGCTCAGGTGCAGCAGTGGCCATGCTTGATACTCTTGGAGGATTTGATTATGCGCTTACCCATCAGGCAGAATACAATATCCGTGTGATTACAAATTCGTGGGGAGATACCGGTGATGCAGGTACCGACTTTGATCCATATAATCCTATTAATATCGCAACAAAGAAATTATACGACAGAGGCATTGTAACTATTTTCTCAGCCGGTAATTCCGGGCCAGGGGATTCTACTATTTCAGGAAACTACAAAAAAGCACCTTGGGTTATTACGGTTGCAGCGGGAACGAAGCAAGGCCAGCTTGCGGACTTCTCATCCCGGGGAGTGAAGGGCAAAGGTGGTACAGTAACAGTTGGCTCCCAGACATGGAAGTGGGAAGACCGTCCAACTGTAACAGCACCAGGGCAAACCATCATATCAACCCGGGTCCTTGCGCCAGTTGCGGCCTTGGGGGCGACAGATGATGTCAACCTTATCCCTCCGGCTTATCTGCCTTACTATACGACTATGAGCGGTACTTCGATGGCAGCGCCTCATGTCGCGGGCATTGTTGCCCTATTGCTTGATGCCAATCCGGAATTAAATCCACTTCAGGTAAAACAAATTCTTCAGGAGACTGCGACCAATATGCCTGGCTATGAGAGCTGGGAAGTGGGTGCGGGCTATGTCAACGCGTACGCGGCAGTTGATGCGGCATTAAACAACCGTTCATATGGAAAAACATTGAATAGTAATCTCGTTTTCAATTCTACAGCTCAAATCAGTGCAGAGAGCCAGCAAATTTCATTGAATTATAGCCCTCTGGCGCTAACCAATGAGTCCTCATTTAATGTTCCTGCAGGTTTAACTGAGCTTGTTGCCCGGACGAACGCGTATGGCCTGCTTGGCCAGACGGGCAATACGGTAAACCTCGTCCTGACTGCACCAGATGGAACGAGATATACATCAGGCATTTACCTCCTCTTTCCGTTATATGTCGACCGTACAGTCCAGGTTGTAAATCCGCAGCCCGGTACCTGGAAAGTAAGTGTAGAGGGTCTTGAAGGTGCGCTGGCATTGCCTGAAACGCTTGCTATCGAGGTCGTTTCAAAACAAGCTGGCAGCTATACAGGACTCAATGACATCGCAAGCCATCCAGCAGAATCGGCTATCAAACTTGCAGTATCGAAGCGGCTTGTTGACGGAAAAAATACAAAGAACTTTGAACCGGATGCAGCTTTAAAGCGGTCTGAGCTTGCCTGTTATCTTGTAATGGGGGCCGGAGTAAGGC is drawn from Bacillus sp. FJAT-18017 and contains these coding sequences:
- a CDS encoding S8 family serine peptidase, coding for MKRTSLILSLCLVFSIFFSSFQAAPNKASANGAAVIEKGLLSTITESLQPQQVIVTFKEDAATQSKILSVLHSLGLEKGIVLNKLPIAGVLATKEQVEKLAQNENVLSIYSNKKLKYENKEATELTGVDRLRNESAFTKQNGGIPVNGQGVGVVINDSGVDGTHKDHEFGGHLVQNVLGATNLNALNELLPVSWIENVPNTDSTSGHGTHVAGIVGGTGAMSKGEYEGVAPGAKLIGYGSGAAVAMLDTLGGFDYALTHQAEYNIRVITNSWGDTGDAGTDFDPYNPINIATKKLYDRGIVTIFSAGNSGPGDSTISGNYKKAPWVITVAAGTKQGQLADFSSRGVKGKGGTVTVGSQTWKWEDRPTVTAPGQTIISTRVLAPVAALGATDDVNLIPPAYLPYYTTMSGTSMAAPHVAGIVALLLDANPELNPLQVKQILQETATNMPGYESWEVGAGYVNAYAAVDAALNNRSYGKTLNSNLVFNSTAQISAESQQISLNYSPLALTNESSFNVPAGLTELVARTNAYGLLGQTGNTVNLVLTAPDGTRYTSGIYLLFPLYVDRTVQVVNPQPGTWKVSVEGLEGALALPETLAIEVVSKQAGSYTGLNDIASHPAESAIKLAVSKRLVDGKNTKNFEPDAALKRSELACYLVMGAGVRQQLPITGVNSVSDVKSADLSFVEAVLGKGAALKDVNQDDKGVMLPSASGKFAPDEKVTRAQLAYSLVQALGLEKEADKLKGQALTVQYNDTRVPIQDASSIPQELRGHVQLALDMNILNAYFSVVQGPFDLKPTITAKFDPGKTVTRADYAVAVTRYFASYHPAAQ